In a single window of the Zonotrichia leucophrys gambelii isolate GWCS_2022_RI chromosome 2, RI_Zleu_2.0, whole genome shotgun sequence genome:
- the STMND1 gene encoding LOW QUALITY PROTEIN: stathmin domain-containing protein 1 (The sequence of the model RefSeq protein was modified relative to this genomic sequence to represent the inferred CDS: inserted 2 bases in 2 codons) yields the protein MFTSLDDTPLTNEFISKSSPLEETERQNSSXLEELRMQTIIKSQSTTARTVEAYENKRDALGKTQKKPPARLEKXIGNEKVGDFTVKDMKPSAKAKKQIREEELNKTPQHITSFFPPETAHQTTKKQTEKDCLSFESQRGTDTQPSPLDAEPGLLLKKITAVDRTNNCTEENAVTESW from the exons ATGTTTACATCTCTTGACGACACACCGCTCACCAATGAGTTCATCAGTAAATCATCACCCTTGGAGGAAACAGAGAGGCAAAATTCAT TTCTTGAGGAGCTGAGGATGCAGACAATAATCAAGAGCCAGAGTACCACTGCCAGAACTGTAGAAGCATATGAGAACAAG agggatgctctgggaaaGACACAGAAGAAACCCCCAGctaggctggaaa aaattggaaatgaGAAAGTGGGTGATTTTACAGTGAAGGACATGAAGCCTTCTGCTAAAGCAAAGAAACAG ATTAGGGAAGAGGAACTGAATAAAACGCCACAACACATCacatcattttttcccccagaaactGCTCACCAAACCACAAAGAAACAGACTGAAAAGGACTGCCTGAGTTTTGAAAGCCAGAGAGGTACAGACACTCAGCCCTCACCTTTAGAtgctgagccagggctgctgctgaagaaaataaCTGCAGTAGACAGAACAAACAATTGTACTGAGGAGAACGCTGTCACTGAGTCTTGGTAA